The DNA segment CCCAGCACCCTATTTTTATCCTCCCTCCCAAAACCAGCATCGAAAAGGTATTCCAAAGCCCTCTTCTGGCTGATGAGCGGAAAATCGCTCCCAAACAGTATTTTTTCTACGCCAGCAAGCTCAGCCGTAATCCGATAAGCACGGCTTTCGTAAAGATATGGCATTGCAGCACTGTCATAATAAACGTTCCGGCAGCCCTGTTTTACTTCCGGTTGTAGAAGGTAAAACGGTAAACCCCCACCCAAATGCCCGAGTATAATTTTTACGTCCGGGTATTGTTTTACGAACTTATACACATTTTCAGGCGTCAATTTCCCCTTGCCCGGATATAAATGACCGGTTGGTTCTGATGCATGCATCATGAGCACCATATCATGTGCTGCCAGATAATCCATCACCTGACCGATTGCTTCTTCATTTGCAGGAGCATCTCCGCCAATAACCGGACGCAGTTCTCCTATACCGGCTAATCCTCCGGTTCGAATACGTTCAAGCTCCTGTAACGGATTGGTTGCCATATTAATTACAACCATTCCTAATCCGATAATCCGCCCGTGAAACCTTTTTACGGCATCTATAATGTAATCGTTATGAGCAGAACACAGACCGGCATCACCCCAACTGATTGCTGCAGCCACTGAAACGTCTACTCCTGATTCATCCATGCTGGCTACCAGATCTTCAGCAGTTACCATGCACGCTTTCTGGTTTGCGTACAATTCGGCAAAGCACGTATCTGTTATTAGCTCTTCCCTGCGGGCAATAAAGTCCGGCGGGAAAATATGGGTATGAGAATCAATAATCATAATGATTGATTATAACCGATTCTCGGAAGGTGTTCACGTGTTATTACATCAGGCGTTCAAGTCCTGCCTTCGGAAGACGCCGTAAGCCCCGGCAATAAATACAACAATATAGCCAGCAAGTATCAAAACTGGCTTCCATAAAAACCCGTCAAATCCTTCAGCCCCTCCTATAGACAGCAGCTGGGATGTGTTATAACTGATAAAATAGACGCTGGTATCTGCCAGCCACCCGGTTGACATGGAAACAAGAGCCAGCACAATACTTTCCCCAATAAACCATGCCACCGCTACTGCCATCCCGGCCATCGCAGAACGCAGTGCCACCGCAAAAAAGTTTGCCATGGCCAGATACACTGCAATAACCAGAAAGCTGCATCCAAGGGAAGTGAAAAACCAGGCTGCAAACCCCTCCCATAATATCGCCCCTTCCACCAACAGACTGGTAATAATGGTAGCGATAAAACCAGCCAAAACTGCAATAAGAATCCCGGCGGCGGCGCCAATGGCTGAAGTTAAGAGTTTAGCGACAAAATAGGACAAACGGCTGGTACCCCGGGCAATAGACTGGCGGACGGTTCCCCATGCGTATTCGTTGCCTATAACGGAAGCGGCAAATACGATTACCAAAAACATACCAAAGCCGGGAACCGAATTAAAAACGTTCTCCATTGCCCCGGGCAAAACCAGCGACTGTTTATAGCGGGCAAGTTGTCGGGCAAGGAAGGAACTTTCAAAATCAAAACTCGAACCTGGCTCAGGATGAGGCAGGCCGGTAATTTCCGTTGAACCATCCGGGTTGATGATGACTTCCACATCGTTAAGCTCGGGGTATTTGCTTAAAATATCGTTGTAATTAATATAGTTAATCACTATCGGCAGCAGCACACTGGCAAGCATCACCACCATCAATACGTAGGGCAACCAGCGTTTTCTAAGCTTGAAAAATTCTGTTTTTAGCTGATTAAGCACTTCCCGCCTCCTGATACCCCTCTTCGATAGCATCCAGAAAGAAATCTTCCAGCGAATTGGATGATTTTTTCATTTCGAATACTTTTATACCGGAACGCACCAGCATTTCGTTGATGTCAGGGTGCTTTGCTTCATCAGCAGTTATATACAAATACTCATCGTCTGCTTCAATAGTGCTTATCCATGAAACATCTGCAAGCAGTAAGGAAGCAGCATTGATGTCATTTACCTTCATTTCCAGTGTATTGCCTCCGTGTAAAAGTTCCTCAACCGGTCCCCGGGCGATCACTTTGCCCCGGTTTAACACTGCCACATAGTTACACACCTGCTCAACTTCATGGAGTAGATGGGACGAAAGAAAGATTGTCTTGCCCTGCTCGCCAAGCTGTCTGATAATATCCCTGATATCGATGATGCCGGAAGGATCCAGCCCATTAGTAGGCTCATCCAGGATGATAAGTTCCGGGTCGCTAAGTAGTGCAAGCGCAATAGAAAGCCGCTGGCGCATACCCAGTGAATAAGTCCGGGATGGGCTGCCGGCTCTTTTCGCCAACCCGACAATATCAAGAACTTCATCAATTTTGCGGTAGTCTACTACTCCTCTCATACGGGCAAACACTTCCAGATTGTCACGACCAGACAAATAAGGGTACATGGGCGAGTTTTCAAGCACAGAACTGGTACGCTCAAGTAGTTTTGGGCCTTCCTGACTCATGTTCTGGCCAAAAAGCTCTATAGAGCCGGCTGATGGCCGGATTAATCCCAGTAACATGCCAATGGTGGTAGTTTTTCCGCTCCCATTTGGCCCCAAACACCCAAAGATACTGCCCTGGGGAACTTCGATGTTTAAATTATCTACCGCAACCATCTTCTTACGGGCAGTATTGAAATGTTTGGTTAATCCACAGGTCCGGATAACAATGCTCTGTTCCAATAGTAACTCCTTCCATACACAGCAAATTTTTCTATAGTGGTATTTGCTGATTAAACTTGTTATCAATACCAGGTGCGCTTTACTATTTCGCTAAAAGCTTAACACATGATTGCAGTCTGTGGAGGATAATAAACCGGTTTTATATAATCAGCAAACCTACCACCGCCAGAGCCGCAATCGGCGGCAATGCAGGCATAGCCCGGCCTTTAAGAAAAACAGCTTGGATTATATAAGCCAATACCAGCCCACCAAATCCAAAAATTGCAATTGTAATCGCCGGGACCAATCCCTCGGAGAAATAAACCGCAGCAGTCAACAAACCCGGAAACGCGATATCCCCTCCGCCCAGAATAGAATAGCTGCGCGCATCGGACTTTGACTCAAGGATATCTGTAATCCCTTCTTTTTTCAGATTCAGTTTCCACCCATGGTGGTCTTTGGGAATCACAATCGCCGGAAGTGTATCCGATTTTGCCAGGCGGTCAGCCATCCATGTCATAAATCCAAAACGTACCGCCAGGAAATCATACACCGCCAGGGCCAGTATAATTACCATAGCTGTCCACGGCGAAATGAACCGGCCGAATACAGAAGCAACGGCTGCCAGAGCTGCTACCAATGCCAGGTTATGGAGCCACACAAAGGGTTTGGCAAACCAGATAACCCCGAGCATAACAGCTATGGCTATTGCAGCCTGATAAGGCAGGTAAAACACGCTGATAACAAATGCCCCCCAGCCAAACAAGGCCGCAAACAACACTCTCAGAAGTATTTTTAGTGCCCAGAGAGGTATAAAAAAGAGTACCAGCCCCAAAATAACCGCTACGGCAATAATATAAATCACCACCGGCCCGGCAGAGGAGTATGCCGGCGCCTCGATTATGTCACCGGATGGGGTAGTGATCTCTCCCGGCCACCAGATTACTTCTTCGGAAGGCTGGCTTGGTACGTATATTTCCTTCTCTTCAAAAAAAGGGTCCATCCTGGTCACTACCAGAAAAACAAGAAGGTGGGCGATCACAAAAAGCAAAAGACTCCAATGGACTGGGTTAAATTTTAAGTAATTTTTCAGATTCATTGCGGAGAGTACCTTCCATTAAAACCCTGGTATTATCGTCCAGGGTTATTATTTCAGCCGATGTTAACATATTTTAACGCATATCTTGTAAAAAAGTTACCGGCGTTATCCGTATGAATCGATATTGAAATCCGCTAAAAAAGAAGCCCTGCATATGCAGGGCTTTAAAACACCATTACGGGTAATGATTATCTAATAGTTTTCAGCCAGAATTTCGTAGTAGGCTTTAGCGTGTTTGCATGCAGGGCATTCATCCGGAGCTTCGGTGCCTTCATGAATATAACCACAATTTGTGCAGTGCCATTTTACCGGCTTATCCCGTTTAAACACCTTGCCTTCGGCAATATTTTTGGCTAGTTTACGATATCTTTCTTCGTGAAATTCTTCAACTTCGGCAATTTCTTTAAATGATACTGCAATATCCTCAAACCCTTCCTGTCGGGCAGTTTTTTCTGCCTCTGCATAGATTATACTCCACTCCATTTTTTCACCATCAGCAGCAGCCTTAAGATTTGCTAAAGTGTTTCCAATTACACCTGCCGGAAAAGACCCAGTAATTTCAACTTCGCCACCTTCGAGGTACTTAAAAAACACCTCGGCGTGTTCCTTTTCATTTTGCGCAGTCTCGGTGAAAATAACAGCAATTTGCTCGTAACCTTCCTTGCGAGCCTGACTTGCAAAGAAAGTGTAGCGATTTCTTGCCTGGGATTCTCCGGCGAAAGCAGCCAGCAGGTTCTTTTCTGTTTGGGTACCTTTAATAGTTTTGCTCATATATCCTCCATCCTTTCTAAGAACTTAACCACAAATAGGTTTTTATGGTATCATAACGGGGAATTTAATACGGGCTTAAGTGTAAATCCGTAGTCTATTGTTTTGTTAGTATTTGATATTAATAGTGATCATTATACCTGAATTGGATGATTGGCACAACAAATAGCCTGAAGTGAATAAGTAATTTGACACTAACTTAAGCCAATTGATAGAATTATTGGTTGTTTGTAATCAAGGAGGGCTGGTACAATTTACGCAATAATTGAAACAGGCGGGAAACAGCACCGTGTAGTTCCCGGTGACAGCCTCAATGTTGAATTGCTGGCCGTTGAAGAAGGTAGCACCATTGAGCTGGAAAGGGTATTGCTTGTCGGTGAGGGGGATAAAATACTGGTAGGCAAACCTACCATCGATGGGGCTAAAGTCTTTGCTAAAGTAAATAACCATGGCCGAGGTAAGAAGGTTTTGGTGTACCGCTATAAGGCAAAGACCCGTTATTCCAACAAACTCGGACATCGCCAACATTTTACCAATATTACTATAGAAAGAATTGACGTACCGGAGTTAAAGACCAAAACTACCAGAAAGAGCTCCGATCCGAACACAGAGGAGAAGCA comes from the Dehalococcoidales bacterium genome and includes:
- a CDS encoding amidohydrolase family protein, producing the protein MIIDSHTHIFPPDFIARREELITDTCFAELYANQKACMVTAEDLVASMDESGVDVSVAAAISWGDAGLCSAHNDYIIDAVKRFHGRIIGLGMVVINMATNPLQELERIRTGGLAGIGELRPVIGGDAPANEEAIGQVMDYLAAHDMVLMMHASEPTGHLYPGKGKLTPENVYKFVKQYPDVKIILGHLGGGLPFYLLQPEVKQGCRNVYYDSAAMPYLYESRAYRITAELAGVEKILFGSDFPLISQKRALEYLFDAGFGREDKNRVLGSNASRLFSIQMEGN
- a CDS encoding ABC transporter permease subunit → MLNQLKTEFFKLRKRWLPYVLMVVMLASVLLPIVINYINYNDILSKYPELNDVEVIINPDGSTEITGLPHPEPGSSFDFESSFLARQLARYKQSLVLPGAMENVFNSVPGFGMFLVIVFAASVIGNEYAWGTVRQSIARGTSRLSYFVAKLLTSAIGAAAGILIAVLAGFIATIITSLLVEGAILWEGFAAWFFTSLGCSFLVIAVYLAMANFFAVALRSAMAGMAVAVAWFIGESIVLALVSMSTGWLADTSVYFISYNTSQLLSIGGAEGFDGFLWKPVLILAGYIVVFIAGAYGVFRRQDLNA
- a CDS encoding ABC transporter ATP-binding protein, whose protein sequence is MEQSIVIRTCGLTKHFNTARKKMVAVDNLNIEVPQGSIFGCLGPNGSGKTTTIGMLLGLIRPSAGSIELFGQNMSQEGPKLLERTSSVLENSPMYPYLSGRDNLEVFARMRGVVDYRKIDEVLDIVGLAKRAGSPSRTYSLGMRQRLSIALALLSDPELIILDEPTNGLDPSGIIDIRDIIRQLGEQGKTIFLSSHLLHEVEQVCNYVAVLNRGKVIARGPVEELLHGGNTLEMKVNDINAASLLLADVSWISTIEADDEYLYITADEAKHPDINEMLVRSGIKVFEMKKSSNSLEDFFLDAIEEGYQEAGSA
- a CDS encoding presenilin family intramembrane aspartyl protease, which encodes MIAHLLVFLVVTRMDPFFEEKEIYVPSQPSEEVIWWPGEITTPSGDIIEAPAYSSAGPVVIYIIAVAVILGLVLFFIPLWALKILLRVLFAALFGWGAFVISVFYLPYQAAIAIAVMLGVIWFAKPFVWLHNLALVAALAAVASVFGRFISPWTAMVIILALAVYDFLAVRFGFMTWMADRLAKSDTLPAIVIPKDHHGWKLNLKKEGITDILESKSDARSYSILGGGDIAFPGLLTAAVYFSEGLVPAITIAIFGFGGLVLAYIIQAVFLKGRAMPALPPIAALAVVGLLII
- a CDS encoding rubrerythrin family protein; translated protein: MSKTIKGTQTEKNLLAAFAGESQARNRYTFFASQARKEGYEQIAVIFTETAQNEKEHAEVFFKYLEGGEVEITGSFPAGVIGNTLANLKAAADGEKMEWSIIYAEAEKTARQEGFEDIAVSFKEIAEVEEFHEERYRKLAKNIAEGKVFKRDKPVKWHCTNCGYIHEGTEAPDECPACKHAKAYYEILAENY